In Sphingomicrobium sediminis, the genomic window GCGAGAGGCCGAGATAGCGTTCGAGAAATTCCGGGGCGGTCTCATCACTGAGTCCGAGAAAGGCGACCTTGCTGCGACCACGGTCGAGCAGATGCTTGCCGACCAGATAACCGCCCTGGCCATTGTCCGAACCGACAGTGGTGCCGATCTGCCCGGCTTCCGCAGCGCCCCAGCGCACGAAATGCGTGCCCTGCTGGACGAGTTGCTCGAGCCGTGGGCGGGCTTCCAGATAGTCGCCATAGCCGAGCAGCATGATGCCGTCGGCCTTGTGGCTGTCCTCATAATCGACGTGCCAGTCTTCGGAGAGCTGCTGGATCGAGATGAGGAGGTCGTAGCCCCGCGCCGAGGCGGCACGGGCGATCCCGCCAAGCATCGACAGGTAGAAGGGATTGATCAGCGTATCGTCGGGCGTCGGGTCCTCGAAGAAGAGCAATGCCAGTGTGTCCGACGTGCGCTTGCGCAGTCCGCTGGCATATTTGTCGACGGTGTAATTGAGCTTCTCGGCCGCCTCGACGACCTTGCGGCGAGTTTCCTCGGAAACCGACTTGTTGCCCGAAAGCGCACGCGAAACAGTAGGTTGGGACACGCCGGCCAAAGCGGCGATATCGAAACTGGTCGGTCGTCGGCCGGTCATTCAAAAGCCCCAAAAACCGTTGCACCCAAGACACGATGTGGCCTTGCATACCTATGCTAAGCACCCTGCATACGTATGTATAGCGACTTTTGTCCGACATCCCGACAGCCTTGTAATCGATCCGTCATGCGCGAGAGCGCGGGGCGGGCAGGAGAGAAATTCAGGGGACAAAATCCATGAAGAAATTGGGGACTACGACGCGTCTCGTCGCGACGAGCAGCTTCATTGCGCTCGGCATGGCCACGGCCGCGCCGGCTTTCGCGCAGGATGCGGGCCAGGACGAAGACGAACAGGCAACTGCCAATCCGAACGATCCGGATGATGAAGGCGAAGGCATTATCATTCGCGGCTTCCGCGCCGCGCTCGAAAGCGCTGTCGACACTAAGCGCAACGAAGAGCTGATCGTCGAATCGGTCACCGCCGAAGATATCGGCAAGCTGCCCGACGCCTCGATCGGTGAATCGATCGCCCGCCTGCCGGGTATCACCTCGCAGCGCCTCAACGGCCGCGCTAACGTCATCTCGATCCGCGGCATCGGCCCGGACTTCTCGCAGACCACGCTGAATGGCCGCGAGCAGACCACGACGGGCGACACCCGCGCCGTCGAGTTCGACCAATATCCTTCGGAAATCGTCAGCCAGGTCGTCGTCTTCAAATCGCCCTCGGCCAACCTCGTCGGCCAAGGCCTTATCGGTACCATCGACATCCGCACGATCCGCCCGCTCGATTATGGTGAGCAGGTCCTCGCCGTCGGTGGCCGTGTTTCCTATGCCGATTTGGGTTCGCTCAATGCGGGTTCGACCGACACCGGCTATCGCGCCAACGCGACCTATGTCGACCAGTTTGCAGACGACCTGATCGGCGTCGCGCTGGCGGCATCCTATGTCGACGAGCCCTACCAAAACCAAGAATTCAACGCCTGGGGCTATGCCGGCGGCGGCACGGCGGACAGCCCGCGTGTCATCGGCGGTTCGAAGAGCTTCGTGACCTCGACCCAGCTCAAGCGCTTCGGCGTCATGGGCACGGTGCAAGCGCGCGCCAACAATGACGTGATGCTGACCCTCGACGGCTTCTACACGAAATTCGACGACGACCAGTCCAAGCGCGGCATCGAGCTTCCGCTCGGCTTTGGCGCGTTCGGCACCGGCACGACCATCGGCAACGTCTCGGACGGTTTTGCCGACAGCGGTACCTTTACCAACGTGCGCGGCGTCATCCGTAACGACGTCTTCCAGCGCGAAGCCGATCTCTACAGCTTCGGCTTCAACGTCGACTGGGATCCGGGCACGGGCTGGAAAGGCTTCCTCGACCTCTCTCACTCGCGCACCGAGCGCAACGAACTGTCGATCGAAAGCTATGCCGGTACCGGCTTCAACGGTGACGATACTGGCGACGGCGCCTCGGTAGACATCGGCTTCCAGTCGGGCGAGACGGGCACCGTTTTCAGCCCCAATTTCGACTATTCGGATCCGAACCAGATCTTCCTCACCGACCCGCTCGGCTGGGGTGGCGGCACCGTGCCGCAGGCCGGTTATTACAATAACCGCATCGTGGTCGACGACTTGGAGCAGTATCGCGCCGAACTCGAGCGCGAGTTCGACAACAGCTTCATCCGTTCGGTCCAGTTGGGTGTGAACATCACCGACCGCGTGAAGACGCTGACGCCGGATGAATCTCTGGTCCGCCTGCCTGATGGCGAAACGGCGATCCCGATCCCGTCCAGCTATATCGAAGGCTCGACCGACCTTACCTATCTCGGTCTCGGCCCGATCCTGAGCTACGATCCGCGTGGCCTCATCGAGGATGGTGTCTACGTCCTTGAAGCCAACAATGTGCAGGACGTCCTCCAGAAGGCCTTCAAGGTCAACGAGGCGATCTACACCGGCTACCTGATGGCCAATATCGACAGCACGATCGGTGCGGGCGACCTTACCGGTAATATCGGTATCCAGGTCGTCAATTCGGACCAGTCGTCTAGCGGCCAGGCCTTCCCCAACGGGGTGCCGACGCCGGTCACCGCAGGCGACAATTACTGGCACTACCTGCCGAGCATGAACCTGTCCTACCGCATGCCGAGCGACACGATCATTCGTCTTGCGGTGCGCAAGGAAATGCAGCGTCCGCGTCTCGACGACATGCGCGTCGCGATCGGTTACGGCATCGACGTGTCGAGTGGTACGCCGGTCATTTCGGGCGGCGGCGGTAATCCGCGCCTGCGTCCGTATGAAGCCAACTCGATCGACTTCAACGTCGAGCAATATTTCGGTGACGGTGCCGGCTATGTCGCGCTGCAGCTCTACTACAAGGACATCCAGGAGTTCATCCAGGGTCGTCGTGAGCTGTTCGACTATACCGGCTTCCCGCTGCCTGAAAATGCGATCCAGCCGCCGAGCCTGATCGGCTTCCTCGATGCCCCGACCAATGTCGAAGGCGGCGAACTTTATGGTGCCGAAATTGCGGCGACCATTCCGTTCGACATCTTCACCCCGGTCCTGTCGGGCTTTGGTGTCACCGGCGGTGTCGGCTACACCAAGACCGAGATCGTCGACGGTGACAATGTCGGTTCGATCCCCGGCTATTCGGAATGGGTCGCCAACGGCACGGTCTTCTTCGAGCAGGGTGGCTTCAACGCCCGCGCCAGCGCGCGCTATCGTTCGAGCTTCCTTGGCGATTTCGTGGGCTTCGGCGGTTCGCCGACGCGCCGCCTGGCGCTGGGCGAAACGATCGTCGATGCGCAGATCGGGTATGATTTCCCCGAAAACAGCGCATTGGGCGGCCTGTCTCTCTACCTTCAGGGTCAGAACCTGACGGACGAGCGCTTCGCCTCGATCGCCGTGTCGGAAGACCCGCGCACTGTTGTCGACTATCAAATTTATGGGCGCCGTTTCCTGGCCGGCTTCACCTATAAGTTCCAATAGTCGATAGAAGGCCGCGGGTCCGGGTGTCCCCTGACGCCCGTACCCGCGGCCTATTTTCTTCAAGAGGGAGGCGGCTCTAGGTGGCAGGCGCTGCGCCTATCCAGATCGTGATCGCCGGCGGTGGAACGGCCGGATGGATGGCTGCAGCCGCATTGCAGCGCTTCATCGGACCTGCCGCCCGCGTGACACTCGTCGAATCCGACGCCATCGGCACGGTCGGTGTCGGCGAGGCCACGATCCCGCAAATCCGCAATTTCAACGGCTTCCTGGGCTTCGACGAGGCCGAGTTCCTTCGCGAAACCAAGGGCTCGATCAAGCTCGGCATCGAATTTGTCGGCTGGCACGATCCCGGCACGGCCTACATGCACGCTTTCGGCATTTCGGGACGCGCCTTCGGGATCGCCCCGTTCCGCCATGCTTATGTCCGCGCCAAGTCCGAGGGCTATCCGCGCGATTTCGGCGCCTTCAGCTTCAACGAGACCGCTGCCCGCGCCGGCAAATATCATCCGGAGGCCGGTGGCGGCGCCATTCCGGGCCTCGTTCATGCCTATCATTTCGATGCCGGGCTCTATGCCGCCTTCCTGCGGCGCTTTGCCGAGGGGCTGGGCGTCGAGCGTGTCGAGGGCACCATCAAGACGGTCGACCGCAACGGCGAAAGCGGCGATGTCACTGCGATCGAGCTTGAGGCAGGGCGCCGCATCGAGGGCGATCTCTTCATCGATTGCACCGGCTTCCGCTCGCTGCTGCTCGGCCGCGCGCTGGGCGTCGGGTATGAGGACTGGACCCGCTGGCTGCCTTGCGACCGGGCCGTTGCCGTGCCCTGCGCACGCAGCGAGGCCTTCCGCCCCTATACCCAGTCGATCGCGCGCAAAGCCGGCTGGCAATGGCGCATCCCGCTGCAGCACCGCACCGGTAACGGACATGTCTTTTCGTCCGACCATCTATCCGAAGACGAAGCGACGCAAATGCTGCTCGACAATCTCGACGGCGAGGCGCTGGACGAACCGCGTACCATCAAGTTCAAGACGGGGCGCCGCGGGGCTGCCTGGTCGCACAATGTCGTCGCGCTCGGCCTTTCGGCCGGCTTCATGGAGCCGCTGGAATCGACGTCGATCCATCTCATCCAGTCGGGCATCCAGCGCTTGCTCGACTTCTTCCCGTCGCGGCGCGGCGATGCGGAGGCGTCGCGTCGGCAATATAATGCGCTGACCGATTTCGAATGGGCGCGGATCCGCGACTTCCTGATCGGTCACTACAAGTTAAATGCGCGCGAGGGCGACCCCTTCTGGGACGCCTGCCGCGACATGACCATTCCCGATACGCTCGCCGAAAAGATCGCGCTGTTCGAGGAAACCGGCGCGATCCACCGCGAGCATGAGGAATTGTTCACCGAAGAAGGCTGGCAGCAATTGCTGCTGGGGCAGGGGGTAATGCCGCAAAGCTGGCATCCCGCCGTCGATGCGGTCCCGCATCGCGACCTGCACGGACTGCTCGACACGATTGCCGGCGCGTTCGATGCGCGCGCGGCCAAGTTGCCGGGCCATGACGAATATATCGCCTCGTTGGGCGGAAGGGAGGCTGCGTAATGTTCAACCGATTGATGATGGTGCTCTCGCTCGGCACCGCGACGGCCTGCCATGCCGCGCCTGCGCCCGAGACCGCATCGCGTGCCGCCCCCGCGGCGACCGCCACTTATCTCGACCGACTGCCGCAGGAAGAAGTCGTCTATTTCGTCCTGCCCGACCGGTTCGAAAATGGCGATCCGTCGAATGATACCGGGGGGCTCAGCGGTGGTCCGCTCGATCATGGCTTCGACCCCACCCACAAAGGTTTTTACAACGGCGGCGATCTCAAGGGCCTGACGGAACGGCTCGATTATCTCGAGGAGATGGGGATAACCGCCATCTGGTTCGCGCCTATTTTCAAGAACAAGCCGGTGCAGGGCCCCCCGGGCCTCGAAAGCGCGGGGTATCACGGATATTGGGTGACGGACTTCACCTCGATCGACCCGCATTTCGGGACCAATGAGGAATTCAAGGCCTTCGTCGAGGCAGCGCATGCGCGCGGGATGAAGGTCTACATGGACATCATCACCAACCACACGGCCGACGTCATCAAGTACAGCAATGGCGGCGACTATAGCTATCGCAGCCTCGCCGATTATCCCTATTCGACCCGCGGCGATGCAAACGGTCCGCGGATAAACGAGGGCTTTCTCGGCGACACTGTTCGCACGGCCGAGAATTTCGACAAGCTGACCGACCCCAATTACGCTTATGATGTGATGATCCCGGAGGCCGAGCAGGGCATCAAGGTGCCGGGCTGGCTCAACGACCCCATTTACTATCACAATCGGGGCGACACGACGTTCGAGGGCGAGAATTCGCTCTATGGCGATTTCGTCGGGCTCGACGACTTATTCACCGAGCATCCGCGCGTCGTCGACGGCATGATCGAGATTTTCGGCGACTGGATAGAGGATTATCGCGTCGATGGTTTCCGTATCGATACGGCGCGGCATGTGAACAATGAATTCTGGCAGCAATTCCTGCCCGCCATGGAGGCGCGTGCCGAAGCAGCCGGCATCCCTAATTTCCATGTATTTGGCGAGGTCTTCGTAGAGAAGCCCGATGCCGGGTATCTCGCACGCTATACGCATATGGCGGATTTCCCGGCCCTGCTCGATTTCGCCTTTGCCGCGGCCGCGCTGGAGACGATCGGCAAGGGCGAGGGCACGGATGTGTGGGCACGTCTTTTCGAGGACGATGTCCTGTATGAGGGCGGCTACGACACGGCGATTACGTTGCCGACATTCCTCGGTAATCACGATCTCGGCCGCTTCTCTGGGATGGTGAAGGCCGCCAATCCGGACATTTCAAACGACGAATTGCTGGCGCGCACGCGGCTGGCCCATGCTATGCTGATGACGTTGCGCGGTTCGCCGGTCATTTATTCCGGCGACGAGCAGGGGTTCGTGTCGGACGGCAATGACCAGCTGGCCCGGGAAACGTTATTTCCGAGCCGGGTCGAGGTGTACAATGACAATGACCTGATGGGCACCGACGCAACGACCGCCGAGGCCAATTTTGACCAGCAGCACCCGCTTTATGTCGAGCTCCGCAACCTTGCCGCGATCCGAAAAGCCAATGCCGCTCTAAGCAAGGGCCGGCAGGTGACGCGCGGATACGGGACCGAGCCGGGCCTGTTTGCCGCTTCGCGCATCGATCCGGTCAGCGGGACGGAGATCCTGCTTCTATTCAACACGTCGGGTGAGGCCATTCGCGGCAATGTGCTGGTCGATGTCGCGAGCACGGAGTTTCGCGCGCTTTCCGGCAATTGTGCGACCAATGTCACTGCGCCCGGCAGCCTGGCTTACGAACTGGCACCCTTCGATTATGCGATTTGCGAGGCACAATGAGCCTGACCGACCTCATCAAGCGAAACGAGAGCGCGCCGCGCGAGGGCGTCGATGACGGCCAGCCCTGGTGGAAGGGCGCGGTAATCTACCAGATCTATCCGCGCAGCTTCGCGGATTCCAACGATGACGGGATCGGCGACCTTCCCGGTATCACGCAGCGGCTCGACCATGTCGCGCGACTGGGCGCGGACGCGATCTGGATCAGCCCATTTTTCACCTCGCCCATGCTCGATTTCGGCTATGACGTGGCTGAATTCCGCAATGTCGATCCGATCTTCGGGACACTCGAGGATTTCGACGCGCTGGTCGAGAAAGCGCATGGCCTTGGTATCAAGGTCATCATCGACCAGGTCTGGTCGCACAGCTCGGACCAGCATCGCTGGTTCGAGGAAAGCCGCCAAAGCCGGAACAATCCGAAGGCCGACTGGTATGTCTGGGCCGATCCCAAGCCCGATGGCACGCCGCCCAATAATTGGCAGAGCATCTTTGGTGGTCCGGCCTGGACGTGGGACAGCCGCCGCGGCCAATATTATTTCCACAATTTCCTGAAACAGCAGCCCGACCTCAACCTGCATAGCGAGGCGGTGCGCGACGAGATCATCGCGGTGGCGCGTTTCTGGCTGGAGCGGGGCGTCGACGGCTTTCGCATCGATGCGGTGACGCACATGTTCCACGATGCCGCGCTTACCGACAATCCGCCGGCCAAGAACCCCGACAAGTTCAAGGCGCGCAGCCACGACTTCCAGGACAATATCTACAACCAGGCGGGGCCGGGCACCTTCCGCTTCGTGCATCGCCTGCGCGAACTGATGGACGAATATGGCGCCATATTCTCGGTCGCCGAAATCGGCGGCGAGGACACGCACGAATTCCAGCACAAGCTGACCGAGGGCGAGGAAAAGCTGAACAGCGTCTATGGCTTCGACTTCCTTTACGCGCAACAATTGACG contains:
- a CDS encoding LacI family DNA-binding transcriptional regulator; the protein is MTGRRPTSFDIAALAGVSQPTVSRALSGNKSVSEETRRKVVEAAEKLNYTVDKYASGLRKRTSDTLALLFFEDPTPDDTLINPFYLSMLGGIARAASARGYDLLISIQQLSEDWHVDYEDSHKADGIMLLGYGDYLEARPRLEQLVQQGTHFVRWGAAEAGQIGTTVGSDNGQGGYLVGKHLLDRGRSKVAFLGLSDETAPEFLERYLGLSRALGEEGHEVVAAEDAIATAESGRNACERLLDSGVEFDAIFCAADIIAIGAMKLLSERGLKIPDDVSVVGFDDTIAARMSEPALTSVVQDTRRAAETLVDTLIAKIQDAAPESVLLPVELKVRGSS
- a CDS encoding TonB-dependent receptor, whose product is MKKLGTTTRLVATSSFIALGMATAAPAFAQDAGQDEDEQATANPNDPDDEGEGIIIRGFRAALESAVDTKRNEELIVESVTAEDIGKLPDASIGESIARLPGITSQRLNGRANVISIRGIGPDFSQTTLNGREQTTTGDTRAVEFDQYPSEIVSQVVVFKSPSANLVGQGLIGTIDIRTIRPLDYGEQVLAVGGRVSYADLGSLNAGSTDTGYRANATYVDQFADDLIGVALAASYVDEPYQNQEFNAWGYAGGGTADSPRVIGGSKSFVTSTQLKRFGVMGTVQARANNDVMLTLDGFYTKFDDDQSKRGIELPLGFGAFGTGTTIGNVSDGFADSGTFTNVRGVIRNDVFQREADLYSFGFNVDWDPGTGWKGFLDLSHSRTERNELSIESYAGTGFNGDDTGDGASVDIGFQSGETGTVFSPNFDYSDPNQIFLTDPLGWGGGTVPQAGYYNNRIVVDDLEQYRAELEREFDNSFIRSVQLGVNITDRVKTLTPDESLVRLPDGETAIPIPSSYIEGSTDLTYLGLGPILSYDPRGLIEDGVYVLEANNVQDVLQKAFKVNEAIYTGYLMANIDSTIGAGDLTGNIGIQVVNSDQSSSGQAFPNGVPTPVTAGDNYWHYLPSMNLSYRMPSDTIIRLAVRKEMQRPRLDDMRVAIGYGIDVSSGTPVISGGGGNPRLRPYEANSIDFNVEQYFGDGAGYVALQLYYKDIQEFIQGRRELFDYTGFPLPENAIQPPSLIGFLDAPTNVEGGELYGAEIAATIPFDIFTPVLSGFGVTGGVGYTKTEIVDGDNVGSIPGYSEWVANGTVFFEQGGFNARASARYRSSFLGDFVGFGGSPTRRLALGETIVDAQIGYDFPENSALGGLSLYLQGQNLTDERFASIAVSEDPRTVVDYQIYGRRFLAGFTYKFQ
- a CDS encoding tryptophan halogenase family protein — its product is MAGAAPIQIVIAGGGTAGWMAAAALQRFIGPAARVTLVESDAIGTVGVGEATIPQIRNFNGFLGFDEAEFLRETKGSIKLGIEFVGWHDPGTAYMHAFGISGRAFGIAPFRHAYVRAKSEGYPRDFGAFSFNETAARAGKYHPEAGGGAIPGLVHAYHFDAGLYAAFLRRFAEGLGVERVEGTIKTVDRNGESGDVTAIELEAGRRIEGDLFIDCTGFRSLLLGRALGVGYEDWTRWLPCDRAVAVPCARSEAFRPYTQSIARKAGWQWRIPLQHRTGNGHVFSSDHLSEDEATQMLLDNLDGEALDEPRTIKFKTGRRGAAWSHNVVALGLSAGFMEPLESTSIHLIQSGIQRLLDFFPSRRGDAEASRRQYNALTDFEWARIRDFLIGHYKLNAREGDPFWDACRDMTIPDTLAEKIALFEETGAIHREHEELFTEEGWQQLLLGQGVMPQSWHPAVDAVPHRDLHGLLDTIAGAFDARAAKLPGHDEYIASLGGREAA
- a CDS encoding alpha-amylase family glycosyl hydrolase, producing MVLSLGTATACHAAPAPETASRAAPAATATYLDRLPQEEVVYFVLPDRFENGDPSNDTGGLSGGPLDHGFDPTHKGFYNGGDLKGLTERLDYLEEMGITAIWFAPIFKNKPVQGPPGLESAGYHGYWVTDFTSIDPHFGTNEEFKAFVEAAHARGMKVYMDIITNHTADVIKYSNGGDYSYRSLADYPYSTRGDANGPRINEGFLGDTVRTAENFDKLTDPNYAYDVMIPEAEQGIKVPGWLNDPIYYHNRGDTTFEGENSLYGDFVGLDDLFTEHPRVVDGMIEIFGDWIEDYRVDGFRIDTARHVNNEFWQQFLPAMEARAEAAGIPNFHVFGEVFVEKPDAGYLARYTHMADFPALLDFAFAAAALETIGKGEGTDVWARLFEDDVLYEGGYDTAITLPTFLGNHDLGRFSGMVKAANPDISNDELLARTRLAHAMLMTLRGSPVIYSGDEQGFVSDGNDQLARETLFPSRVEVYNDNDLMGTDATTAEANFDQQHPLYVELRNLAAIRKANAALSKGRQVTRGYGTEPGLFAASRIDPVSGTEILLLFNTSGEAIRGNVLVDVASTEFRALSGNCATNVTAPGSLAYELAPFDYAICEAQ
- a CDS encoding alpha-amylase family glycosyl hydrolase; this translates as MSLTDLIKRNESAPREGVDDGQPWWKGAVIYQIYPRSFADSNDDGIGDLPGITQRLDHVARLGADAIWISPFFTSPMLDFGYDVAEFRNVDPIFGTLEDFDALVEKAHGLGIKVIIDQVWSHSSDQHRWFEESRQSRNNPKADWYVWADPKPDGTPPNNWQSIFGGPAWTWDSRRGQYYFHNFLKQQPDLNLHSEAVRDEIIAVARFWLERGVDGFRIDAVTHMFHDAALTDNPPAKNPDKFKARSHDFQDNIYNQAGPGTFRFVHRLRELMDEYGAIFSVAEIGGEDTHEFQHKLTEGEEKLNSVYGFDFLYAQQLTPQVVCDALGRWPGSDGEGWPTWAFENHDAPRAVSRWTTPEHAEAFNRMKLMLFSALRGNIIIYQGEELGLTQVDIPYERLQDPEAIANWPKTLSRDGVRTPIPWEKDATQAGFSGVEPWLPIGPDHPAMAVDQQEGKRGSLLEWTKKVIALRKDHPAIRHGEMSECHAQDSIICFTRSAHGEKLLCAFNTGEGEAAFSLPEGATPVLECGEVGADRLGPFAAIIASLPE